Proteins encoded within one genomic window of Streptomyces sp. NBC_00523:
- the tatC gene encoding twin-arginine translocase subunit TatC, which translates to MLKSARKQEKDSEGRMPLADHLRELRNRLLIAVVAILVITAITAFFYQDLITFLIKPILESVGCAHGEARQLNGKPCAEMTVNGIVAPFSIALKVSLMAGVVISSPVWLYQLWAFLAPGLHKHEKRYALSFVGVGAPLFLAGASLAYLLMPQTASVLQEFTPDDTKPLLPVDEYLDFITRMVVVFGLAFELPLLLVLLNFTGILTAKRLASWWRWMVMGITIFAAVATPTGDPLTMITLAAPIVLLYYLALGVCMANDRRRKRNNPDADLDDDEASDLDLTPEDIGDMEQVSASPTVPGQSDGGRSSARDGYDDIT; encoded by the coding sequence TTGCTCAAGTCTGCCCGCAAGCAGGAGAAGGACAGCGAGGGGCGGATGCCTCTCGCTGATCACCTGCGAGAGTTGCGTAACCGACTGCTGATCGCGGTTGTGGCGATCCTCGTGATCACCGCGATCACGGCCTTCTTCTACCAGGACCTGATCACCTTCCTGATCAAGCCCATCCTGGAGTCGGTCGGCTGCGCCCATGGCGAGGCGAGGCAGCTCAACGGCAAGCCGTGTGCCGAGATGACGGTGAACGGAATCGTCGCCCCGTTCTCCATCGCCCTCAAGGTCTCCCTCATGGCAGGGGTGGTGATCTCCTCCCCGGTCTGGCTGTACCAGTTGTGGGCGTTCCTCGCGCCCGGCCTGCACAAGCACGAGAAGCGGTACGCGCTCTCCTTCGTGGGCGTCGGTGCGCCGCTCTTCCTGGCGGGCGCGAGCCTCGCCTACCTGCTGATGCCGCAGACCGCGTCGGTGCTGCAGGAATTCACCCCCGACGACACGAAGCCCCTGCTGCCGGTCGACGAGTACCTCGACTTCATCACGCGCATGGTGGTCGTGTTCGGCCTCGCCTTCGAGCTGCCGCTGCTGCTCGTCCTGCTGAACTTCACCGGGATTCTCACGGCCAAGCGACTCGCCTCCTGGTGGCGCTGGATGGTCATGGGCATCACGATCTTCGCCGCCGTGGCGACCCCGACCGGGGACCCGCTCACGATGATCACGCTGGCCGCGCCCATCGTGCTGCTCTACTACCTCGCCCTCGGCGTCTGCATGGCCAACGACCGGCGCCGGAAGCGGAACAACCCGGACGCCGACCTCGATGACGACGAGGCGTCGGATCTGGACCTCACCCCCGAGGACATCGGCGACATGGAGCAGGTGTCGGCGTCCCCGACGGTGCCCGGCCAGTCCGACGGCGGACGGTCCTCCGCGCGCGACGGTTACGACGACATCACCTGA
- a CDS encoding helix-turn-helix transcriptional regulator produces the protein MAIAKAERLMNLALCLLGTRRPLSKRELRGSIEAYLEAASDDAFNRMFERDKDDLRELGLVIETVENLDGDTGYLARRDSNRLPPITLDAEEAAALGLAAKVWQQARLAGAASGALQKLRAAGMPETEDAYEVHSALEPRIPVHEAAFEPLMLACRDRRPVTFDYRKANAAQPEQRQVEPWTLECWRGHWYLAGWDRERGAERVFRLSRITGKVRSRAGAFTAEVPDVVTVRETVESWAGETATRTALIRLRTDSGYPLRARALSVRELGNGWDELEIPYGHGLDAWLVEFGPDVVVTGPEDLRADVVDRLRAVAKD, from the coding sequence ATGGCGATTGCCAAGGCCGAGCGGCTGATGAATCTGGCGCTGTGTCTGCTGGGGACCCGGCGCCCGCTCAGCAAGCGCGAGCTGCGCGGCTCCATCGAGGCGTACCTCGAAGCGGCCTCCGACGACGCCTTCAACCGGATGTTCGAGCGCGACAAGGACGACCTGCGCGAGCTCGGCCTGGTCATCGAGACCGTGGAGAACCTGGACGGCGACACCGGCTACCTCGCCCGCCGCGACAGCAACCGGCTGCCGCCCATCACGCTGGACGCCGAGGAGGCCGCCGCGCTCGGCCTGGCCGCCAAGGTCTGGCAGCAGGCCCGCCTCGCCGGCGCGGCCAGCGGGGCGCTGCAGAAGCTGCGCGCGGCCGGGATGCCCGAGACCGAGGACGCGTACGAGGTGCACAGCGCCCTCGAACCCCGCATCCCCGTCCACGAGGCCGCGTTCGAACCCCTGATGCTGGCCTGCCGCGACCGCCGCCCGGTCACCTTCGACTACCGCAAGGCCAACGCCGCCCAGCCCGAGCAGCGCCAGGTCGAGCCGTGGACCCTGGAATGCTGGCGCGGCCACTGGTACCTCGCCGGCTGGGACCGCGAGCGCGGCGCCGAGCGCGTCTTCCGGCTCTCCCGGATCACCGGCAAGGTGCGCTCCCGGGCCGGCGCCTTCACCGCCGAGGTGCCCGACGTGGTCACCGTCCGCGAGACCGTGGAGAGCTGGGCCGGGGAGACGGCCACCCGGACCGCCCTGATCCGGCTCCGCACCGACTCCGGCTACCCGCTGCGCGCCCGCGCCCTGTCGGTCCGGGAACTCGGGAACGGGTGGGACGAGTTGGAGATCCCGTACGGACACGGGCTGGACGCCTGGCTCGTGGAGTTCGGGCCCGACGTCGTCGTCACCGGACCCGAGGACCTGCGGGCCGACGTGGTGGACCGGCTGCGCGCCGTGGCCAAGGACTGA
- a CDS encoding helix-turn-helix transcriptional regulator — translation MATNAIDQTRRMLSLVTYLRERPGAHVQDVARAFGITEDELISDLDVLPMCGTSFRGGDLLDIDTDGDRIWWHNADDVAEPLRLAADEATALLVAARAVATLPGLRESDRQALLRATAKLETAAGEVGAASSRLSVTFESEGGVFAEVDRAISERRRLWLRYYSPARDELTEREVDPIRLFAVGHTYMEAWCRSSEDRRTFRLDRVAEIRLLDEPAAPPELELRDLSEGLVQPAAEDPEVVIEVGPGGRWVAEYYPHDRAEERPDGGLRITLRTPDPASLRRLALRLGREGRIVSPPELAGSARSAARAALAAYDGTA, via the coding sequence ATGGCCACGAACGCCATCGACCAGACGCGCCGGATGCTCTCCCTGGTGACGTACCTGCGCGAGCGCCCCGGCGCCCACGTCCAGGACGTCGCCCGGGCCTTCGGGATCACCGAGGACGAGCTGATCTCCGACCTGGACGTGCTGCCCATGTGCGGGACCAGCTTCCGGGGCGGCGACCTGCTCGACATCGACACTGACGGCGACCGCATCTGGTGGCACAACGCGGACGACGTCGCCGAACCGCTGCGGCTCGCCGCCGACGAGGCGACGGCCCTGCTGGTCGCCGCCCGCGCCGTGGCGACCCTGCCCGGGCTGCGCGAGAGCGACCGGCAGGCGCTGCTGCGGGCCACCGCCAAGCTGGAGACCGCCGCCGGAGAGGTGGGCGCCGCCAGCTCCCGGCTCTCGGTCACCTTCGAGTCCGAGGGCGGCGTCTTCGCCGAGGTGGACCGGGCGATCTCGGAGCGGCGCCGGCTCTGGCTGCGCTACTACTCGCCCGCCCGCGACGAGCTCACCGAGCGCGAGGTGGACCCGATCCGGCTCTTCGCCGTCGGGCACACCTATATGGAGGCGTGGTGCCGCTCCTCCGAGGACCGGCGCACCTTCCGCCTCGACCGGGTCGCCGAGATCCGGCTCCTCGACGAGCCCGCCGCCCCGCCCGAGCTGGAGCTGCGGGACCTGTCCGAGGGGCTCGTCCAGCCGGCCGCCGAGGACCCGGAGGTCGTGATCGAGGTCGGCCCCGGCGGGCGCTGGGTCGCCGAGTACTACCCGCACGACCGGGCGGAGGAACGGCCCGACGGCGGTCTGCGGATCACCCTGCGCACCCCGGACCCGGCCTCGCTGCGCCGGCTCGCGCTGCGGCTCGGCCGGGAGGGGCGCATCGTCTCGCCCCCGGAGCTGGCCGGAAGCGCGCGGAGTGCGGCGCGGGCGGCGCTCGCCGCGTACGACGGCACGGCCTGA
- a CDS encoding DEAD/DEAH box helicase, whose translation MTDDLSPAERYQASRLRAAEQATALGPFREMYDFDLDPYQIEACKALEAGKGVLVAAPTGSGKTIVGEFAVHLALEQGRKCFYTTPIKALSNQKFADLVRRYGSDKVGLLTGDNSVNADAPVVVMTTEVLRNMLYAGSQALNGLGHVVMDEVHYLSDRFRGAVWEEVIIHLPESVTLVSLSATVSNAEEFGDWLDTVRGDTEVIVSEQRPVPLWQHVLAGRRMYDLFEEETDHGGRGTGRREVNPDLVRLARMENQRGYNPRERRRGKMVREADRERERRQRSRIWTPSRPEVIDRLDAEGLLPAITFIFSRAACEAAVQQCLHAGLRLNDEDKRRLVREIVEERTASIPSEDLHVLGYYEWLEGLERGIAAHHAGMLPRFKEIVEELFVRGLVKAVFATETLALGINMPARSVVLEKLVKWNGEQHADITPGEYTQLTGRAGRRGIDVEGHAVVLWQRGMDPGALAGLAGTRTYPLRSSFRPSYNMAVNLVHQFGRHRSRELLETSFAQFQADRSVVGISRQVQRNEEGLEGYREGMTCHLGDFEEYARLRRDLKDRETELAKQGASQRRAAAAASLEKLKPGDVIHVPTGKFAGLALVLDPGLAAGRTNGHGHRGMEYHDGPRPLVLTAERQVKRLASIDFPVPVEAVERMRVPKSFNPRSPQSRRDLASALRTKAGHIVPDRHRKGRAPAADDREIARLRAELRAHPCHGCDEREDHARWAERYHRLQRDTRQLERRIEGRTNTIARTFDRIVALLTELDYLRGSEVTEHGKRLARLYGELDLLASECLRAGVWEGLNAAELAACVSALVYEARQADDAVAPKLPSGPAKTALGEMVRIWGRLDSLEEDFKINQAEGVGQREPDLGFAWAVYMWASGRSLDEVLREADMPAGDFVRWCKQVIDVLGQVAAAAPRENSTVARSARKAVEEVLRGVVAYSSLG comes from the coding sequence ATGACAGACGACCTCTCACCAGCTGAGCGCTACCAGGCTTCCCGGCTCCGGGCGGCCGAGCAGGCGACCGCTCTCGGGCCGTTCCGCGAGATGTACGACTTCGATCTCGACCCGTACCAGATCGAGGCGTGCAAGGCGCTGGAGGCCGGGAAGGGCGTGCTCGTCGCCGCCCCCACCGGCTCGGGCAAGACGATCGTCGGCGAATTCGCCGTGCACCTCGCCCTGGAGCAGGGCCGCAAGTGCTTCTACACCACCCCGATCAAGGCCCTGTCGAACCAGAAGTTCGCCGACCTGGTCCGGCGCTACGGCTCCGACAAGGTCGGCCTGCTCACCGGTGACAACAGCGTCAACGCGGACGCCCCGGTCGTCGTCATGACCACCGAGGTCCTGCGGAACATGCTGTACGCGGGCTCCCAGGCGCTGAACGGCCTCGGACACGTGGTCATGGACGAGGTCCACTACCTCTCCGACCGCTTCCGGGGCGCCGTCTGGGAAGAGGTGATCATCCACCTCCCCGAGTCGGTCACCCTGGTCTCCCTCTCGGCGACCGTGTCCAACGCGGAGGAGTTCGGCGACTGGCTGGACACCGTGCGCGGCGACACCGAGGTGATCGTCTCCGAGCAGCGGCCCGTCCCGCTGTGGCAGCACGTGCTGGCCGGGCGACGGATGTACGACCTCTTCGAGGAGGAGACCGACCACGGAGGCCGCGGCACCGGCCGCCGCGAGGTCAACCCCGACCTCGTCCGCCTCGCCCGTATGGAGAACCAGCGCGGGTACAACCCGCGCGAGCGCCGACGCGGCAAGATGGTCCGCGAGGCCGACCGCGAGCGCGAGCGGCGTCAGCGCAGCCGGATCTGGACGCCCTCGCGCCCCGAGGTCATCGACCGGCTGGACGCCGAGGGGCTGCTCCCCGCGATCACGTTCATCTTCAGCCGGGCCGCCTGCGAGGCCGCCGTCCAGCAGTGCCTGCACGCCGGGCTCCGGCTCAACGACGAGGACAAGCGCCGCCTCGTGCGGGAGATCGTGGAGGAGCGGACGGCGTCCATCCCGTCCGAGGACCTGCACGTCCTGGGCTACTACGAGTGGCTGGAGGGCCTGGAGCGGGGCATCGCCGCGCACCACGCCGGGATGCTCCCGAGGTTCAAGGAGATCGTCGAGGAGCTGTTCGTCCGGGGCCTCGTCAAGGCGGTCTTCGCGACGGAGACGCTGGCGCTCGGCATCAACATGCCCGCCCGCTCGGTGGTCCTGGAGAAGCTCGTCAAGTGGAACGGCGAGCAGCACGCCGACATCACCCCCGGCGAGTACACCCAGCTCACCGGCCGGGCCGGGCGGCGCGGGATCGACGTCGAGGGCCACGCCGTGGTGCTCTGGCAGCGCGGCATGGACCCGGGCGCCCTCGCCGGACTCGCCGGCACCCGCACGTATCCGCTGCGCTCCAGCTTCCGCCCCTCGTACAACATGGCCGTGAATCTGGTCCACCAGTTCGGGCGGCACCGCTCGCGCGAGCTCCTGGAGACCTCCTTCGCGCAGTTCCAGGCGGACCGGTCGGTGGTCGGGATCTCCCGCCAGGTCCAGCGCAACGAGGAGGGCCTGGAGGGCTACCGCGAGGGGATGACCTGCCATCTCGGTGACTTCGAGGAGTACGCGCGGCTGCGCCGCGACCTCAAGGACCGGGAGACGGAGCTGGCCAAGCAGGGCGCCTCGCAGCGGCGGGCCGCCGCCGCTGCGTCCCTGGAGAAGCTGAAGCCCGGCGATGTCATCCATGTGCCGACCGGCAAGTTCGCCGGCCTCGCGCTCGTCCTCGACCCCGGGCTCGCGGCCGGGCGTACCAACGGGCACGGGCACCGCGGCATGGAGTACCACGACGGGCCCCGCCCGCTGGTGCTGACCGCCGAGCGGCAGGTGAAGCGGCTCGCCTCGATCGACTTCCCGGTGCCGGTGGAGGCCGTGGAGCGGATGCGGGTGCCGAAGTCGTTCAACCCGCGCTCGCCGCAGTCGCGCCGGGACCTGGCCTCCGCGCTGCGGACCAAGGCCGGGCACATCGTCCCGGACCGGCACCGCAAGGGGCGTGCCCCCGCCGCCGACGACCGCGAGATCGCGCGTCTGCGGGCCGAGCTGCGCGCCCACCCCTGCCACGGGTGCGACGAGCGCGAGGACCACGCCCGCTGGGCCGAGCGCTACCACCGGCTCCAGCGCGACACCCGGCAGCTGGAGCGCCGCATCGAGGGGCGCACCAACACCATCGCCCGCACCTTCGACCGGATCGTCGCCCTGCTCACCGAGCTCGACTACCTGCGCGGCAGCGAGGTCACCGAGCACGGGAAGCGGCTGGCCCGGCTCTACGGCGAGCTGGACCTGCTGGCGAGCGAGTGCCTTCGGGCAGGCGTCTGGGAGGGGCTGAACGCGGCGGAGCTCGCGGCGTGCGTCTCCGCCCTGGTGTACGAGGCGCGGCAGGCCGACGACGCGGTGGCGCCGAAGCTGCCGTCGGGGCCCGCGAAGACCGCGCTGGGCGAGATGGTCCGCATCTGGGGGCGGCTCGACTCCCTGGAGGAGGACTTCAAGATCAACCAGGCGGAGGGGGTCGGCCAGCGCGAGCCCGATCTCGGCTTCGCCTGGGCGGTGTACATGTGGGCGTCCGGCCGCTCGCTGGACGAGGTGCTGCGCGAGGCGGACATGCCGGCGGGCGACTTCGTGCGCTGGTGCAAGCAGGTCATCGATGTGCTGGGCCAGGTGGCCGCCGCCGCGCCGCGGGAGAACAGCACGGTGGCCCGGAGCGCCCGCAAGGCGGTCGAAGAGGTGCTGCGGGGCGTGGTGGCGTACAGCTCGCTGGGCTGA
- a CDS encoding diacylglycerol kinase: protein MTSEITLFVNPTAGRGRGARAAQPAASALRAAGFSVRTILGEDAGDALRRARNAVAEGTGALIAVGGDGLMSLALQAVAGTLTPLGVVAVGTGNDFARALDLPIRDPEAAGRLAADALKGRAPVRETDLGRAGERWFGSVLASGFDSRVNDRGNRMRWGGRFKYDLAILAELAAFKPVTYRMTLDGGPPRELRATLVAVGNGTSYGGGMRMCADADMGDGLFDITVVGECSRTTLLKVFPRVYKGTHLSHPVVTVHRASSVTLEAVGVTAYADGEPLGALPLTATCVPKAVRVLGARTMGD, encoded by the coding sequence GTGACCAGCGAGATCACCCTCTTCGTCAATCCCACCGCGGGACGCGGCCGGGGCGCGCGAGCCGCGCAGCCGGCCGCTTCCGCGTTGCGGGCGGCCGGCTTCTCCGTACGCACGATCCTCGGCGAGGACGCCGGTGACGCGCTGCGCCGGGCCCGGAACGCGGTCGCGGAGGGGACCGGCGCGCTCATAGCCGTCGGCGGGGACGGGCTCATGTCGCTGGCGCTCCAGGCGGTCGCCGGGACGCTCACCCCGCTCGGCGTGGTGGCGGTGGGGACCGGTAACGACTTCGCGCGCGCCCTGGACCTGCCGATACGCGACCCGGAGGCGGCGGGACGGCTCGCCGCCGACGCGCTCAAGGGCCGGGCGCCGGTGCGCGAGACCGACCTCGGCCGGGCCGGGGAGCGCTGGTTCGGCTCCGTGCTCGCCTCCGGCTTCGACTCCCGGGTCAACGACCGGGGCAACCGGATGCGCTGGGGCGGCCGCTTCAAGTACGACCTGGCGATCCTCGCCGAGCTGGCCGCCTTCAAGCCGGTCACGTACCGCATGACCCTCGACGGGGGGCCGCCCCGGGAGCTCCGGGCGACGCTCGTCGCGGTGGGCAACGGCACCTCGTACGGCGGCGGCATGCGGATGTGCGCCGACGCGGACATGGGCGACGGGCTCTTCGACATCACGGTGGTCGGCGAGTGCAGCCGTACGACCCTGCTCAAGGTCTTCCCCCGGGTGTACAAGGGAACGCACCTCAGCCACCCCGTCGTCACCGTGCACCGGGCCTCGTCGGTCACCCTCGAAGCCGTCGGCGTCACCGCCTACGCGGACGGCGAACCGCTCGGCGCGCTCCCGCTGACCGCCACCTGCGTGCCGAAGGCGGTACGGGTTCTCGGAGCCCGGACCATGGGCGATTAA
- the tatA gene encoding Sec-independent protein translocase subunit TatA, with translation MMGNLKPLEIVLIIAVILLLFGAKKLPDMARSLGKSARILKSEAKAMKKDDEPTAPATTDAPADAPQAAARTIQAAPGDVTSSRPVSEAKPTTQS, from the coding sequence ATCATGGGCAATCTGAAGCCTCTCGAGATCGTACTGATCATCGCTGTCATCCTGCTGTTGTTCGGCGCCAAGAAGCTTCCCGACATGGCCCGTTCGCTCGGCAAGTCGGCCCGCATCCTCAAGAGCGAGGCCAAGGCCATGAAGAAGGACGACGAGCCGACGGCCCCCGCCACCACGGACGCCCCCGCCGACGCCCCGCAGGCCGCCGCCCGTACGATCCAGGCCGCGCCCGGCGACGTCACGAGCTCCCGTCCGGTGAGCGAAGCGAAGCCCACCACCCAGAGCTGA